The Canis aureus isolate CA01 chromosome 22, VMU_Caureus_v.1.0, whole genome shotgun sequence genome has a window encoding:
- the DAZL gene encoding deleted in azoospermia-like isoform X3, which produces MSAANPETPNSTISREASTQSSSATTSQGYVLPEGKIMPNTVFVGGIDVRMDETEIRSFFARYGSVKEVKIITDRTGVSKGYGFVSFYNDVDVQKIVESQINFHGKKLKLGPAIRKQNLCAYHVQPRPLVFNPPPPPQFQSVWSNPNTETYMQPPTMMNPITQYVQAYPPYPSSPVQVITGYQLPVYNYQMPPQWPAGEQRSYVIPPAYTAVNYHCNEVDPGSEVLQSECSVHEATPSSGNGPQKKSVDRSIQTVVSCLFNPENRLRNSLVTQDDYFKDKRVHHFRRSRAVLKSV; this is translated from the exons ATG TCTGCTGCAAATCCCGAGACTCCAAACTCAACCATCTCCAGAGAGGCCAGCACTCAGTCCTCATCAGCTACAACCAGCCAAGGCTATGTTTTACCAGAAGGCAAAATCATGCCAAACACCGTTTTTGTTGGTGGAATTGATGTTAGG ATGGATGAAACCGAAATTAGAAGTTTCTTTGCTAGATATGGTTCAGTAAAAGAAGTGAAGATAATCACGGATCGAACTGGTGTGTCCAAAGG CTatggatttgtttcattttataatgatGTGGATGTGCAGAAGATAGTAGAA TCACAGATAAATTTCCATGGTAAAAAGCTGAAACTGGGACCTGCAATCAGGAAACAAAATTTAT gtgCTTATCATGTGCAGCCTCGTCCTTTGGTTTTtaatcctcctcctccaccacagTTTCAGAGTGTCTGGAGTAATCCAAACACAGAAACTTACATGCAGCCTCCAACCATGATGAATCCTATAACTCAGTATGTTcag GCATATCCTCCTTATCCAAGTTCACCTGTTCAGGTCATCACTGGATATCAGCTGCCTGTTTATAATTATCAG atgcCACCACAGTGGCCTGCTGGGGAACAAAGGAGTTATGTTATACCCCCG GCTTATACCGCTGTTAATTACCACTGTAATGAAGTTGATCCAGGATCTGAAGTTCTGCAAAGTGAATGTTCAGTTCATGAAGCTACTCCGTCCTCAGGAAATGGCCCACAAAAG AAATCTGTGGACAGAAGCATACAGACTGTGGTATCTTGTCTATTTAATCCAGAGAACAGACTGAGAAACTCTCTTGTTACTCAAGATGACTACTTtaag GATAAAAGAGTGCATCACTTTAGAAGAAGTCGGGCAGTGCTTAAATCTGTGTGA
- the DAZL gene encoding deleted in azoospermia-like isoform X2, with amino-acid sequence MSAANPETPNSTISREASTQSSSATTSQGYVLPEGKIMPNTVFVGGIDVRMDETEIRSFFARYGSVKEVKIITDRTGVSKGYGFVSFYNDVDVQKIVESQINFHGKKLKLGPAIRKQNLCAYHVQPRPLVFNPPPPPQFQSVWSNPNTETYMQPPTMMNPITQYVQAYPPYPSSPVQVITGYQLPVYNYQKSVDRSIQTVVSCLFNPENRLRNSLVTQDDYFKDKRVHHFRRSRAVLKSV; translated from the exons ATG TCTGCTGCAAATCCCGAGACTCCAAACTCAACCATCTCCAGAGAGGCCAGCACTCAGTCCTCATCAGCTACAACCAGCCAAGGCTATGTTTTACCAGAAGGCAAAATCATGCCAAACACCGTTTTTGTTGGTGGAATTGATGTTAGG ATGGATGAAACCGAAATTAGAAGTTTCTTTGCTAGATATGGTTCAGTAAAAGAAGTGAAGATAATCACGGATCGAACTGGTGTGTCCAAAGG CTatggatttgtttcattttataatgatGTGGATGTGCAGAAGATAGTAGAA TCACAGATAAATTTCCATGGTAAAAAGCTGAAACTGGGACCTGCAATCAGGAAACAAAATTTAT gtgCTTATCATGTGCAGCCTCGTCCTTTGGTTTTtaatcctcctcctccaccacagTTTCAGAGTGTCTGGAGTAATCCAAACACAGAAACTTACATGCAGCCTCCAACCATGATGAATCCTATAACTCAGTATGTTcag GCATATCCTCCTTATCCAAGTTCACCTGTTCAGGTCATCACTGGATATCAGCTGCCTGTTTATAATTATCAG AAATCTGTGGACAGAAGCATACAGACTGTGGTATCTTGTCTATTTAATCCAGAGAACAGACTGAGAAACTCTCTTGTTACTCAAGATGACTACTTtaag GATAAAAGAGTGCATCACTTTAGAAGAAGTCGGGCAGTGCTTAAATCTGTGTGA
- the DAZL gene encoding deleted in azoospermia-like isoform X1: MPNTVFVGGIDVRMDETEIRSFFARYGSVKEVKIITDRTGVSKGYGFVSFYNDVDVQKIVESQINFHGKKLKLGPAIRKQNLCAYHVQPRPLVFNPPPPPQFQSVWSNPNTETYMQPPTMMNPITQYVQAYPPYPSSPVQVITGYQLPVYNYQMPPQWPAGEQRSYVIPPAYTAVNYHCNEVDPGSEVLQSECSVHEATPSSGNGPQKKSVDRSIQTVVSCLFNPENRLRNSLVTQDDYFKDKRVHHFRRSRAVLKSV; this comes from the exons ATGCCAAACACCGTTTTTGTTGGTGGAATTGATGTTAGG ATGGATGAAACCGAAATTAGAAGTTTCTTTGCTAGATATGGTTCAGTAAAAGAAGTGAAGATAATCACGGATCGAACTGGTGTGTCCAAAGG CTatggatttgtttcattttataatgatGTGGATGTGCAGAAGATAGTAGAA TCACAGATAAATTTCCATGGTAAAAAGCTGAAACTGGGACCTGCAATCAGGAAACAAAATTTAT gtgCTTATCATGTGCAGCCTCGTCCTTTGGTTTTtaatcctcctcctccaccacagTTTCAGAGTGTCTGGAGTAATCCAAACACAGAAACTTACATGCAGCCTCCAACCATGATGAATCCTATAACTCAGTATGTTcag GCATATCCTCCTTATCCAAGTTCACCTGTTCAGGTCATCACTGGATATCAGCTGCCTGTTTATAATTATCAG atgcCACCACAGTGGCCTGCTGGGGAACAAAGGAGTTATGTTATACCCCCG GCTTATACCGCTGTTAATTACCACTGTAATGAAGTTGATCCAGGATCTGAAGTTCTGCAAAGTGAATGTTCAGTTCATGAAGCTACTCCGTCCTCAGGAAATGGCCCACAAAAG AAATCTGTGGACAGAAGCATACAGACTGTGGTATCTTGTCTATTTAATCCAGAGAACAGACTGAGAAACTCTCTTGTTACTCAAGATGACTACTTtaag GATAAAAGAGTGCATCACTTTAGAAGAAGTCGGGCAGTGCTTAAATCTGTGTGA